The proteins below are encoded in one region of Berryella intestinalis:
- a CDS encoding ParA family protein — translation MGLFDGLRLNKKAEAPQEPEKTPTEPVEEAEREVMIDEGMVIERMEVVERPTDVDTEVSSVEEEVAYKELKSYRDKKPVKHVIGQTKIFAIINQKGGVGKSTTAVNLAAALGEQGKQVLLIDLDPQGNATSGLGINKAEISHCIYDVLLNDVQIEDIIVPDITEGLDLAPATINLAGAEVELVSEMARENRLRDTVGRLRGKYDYILIDCPPSLGLLTVNALVAADKLIIPIQCEFYALEGVTKLLDSMKRVKSRLNPSLDIYGILLTMYDGRTTLAKQVASEVRNFFGKQVFETVIPRTVKLSEAPSYGIPITQYDPAGKGAQSYSDLAKEVVKRG, via the coding sequence GTGGGTCTATTCGATGGTCTGAGGCTCAACAAGAAGGCCGAAGCTCCCCAAGAACCCGAAAAAACCCCGACCGAGCCGGTCGAGGAGGCCGAACGCGAAGTCATGATCGACGAGGGTATGGTTATCGAGCGCATGGAAGTGGTCGAGAGGCCGACGGATGTCGATACCGAAGTGTCTTCCGTTGAAGAAGAGGTCGCGTACAAGGAGCTGAAGTCGTACCGAGACAAGAAGCCGGTCAAGCACGTGATCGGCCAGACCAAGATCTTCGCGATCATCAACCAGAAAGGCGGCGTGGGGAAATCGACCACGGCCGTCAACCTTGCGGCCGCTTTAGGCGAGCAGGGCAAGCAGGTCCTGCTCATCGACCTCGACCCCCAAGGCAATGCGACGAGCGGTTTGGGAATCAACAAGGCCGAGATTTCGCACTGCATTTACGACGTGCTTCTCAACGACGTTCAGATCGAGGACATCATCGTTCCGGATATAACCGAGGGCCTGGACCTCGCTCCCGCGACGATCAATCTGGCTGGAGCGGAGGTCGAACTGGTCTCGGAGATGGCGCGCGAGAACAGGCTGCGCGACACGGTCGGCCGTTTGCGCGGGAAATACGACTACATCCTGATCGATTGTCCTCCCTCGCTCGGATTGCTAACCGTCAATGCCCTGGTTGCAGCCGATAAGCTCATCATCCCCATTCAATGCGAGTTCTATGCGTTGGAAGGTGTGACAAAACTTCTCGATTCGATGAAACGTGTCAAATCCCGCCTCAACCCCTCCTTGGATATCTACGGAATCCTGCTCACCATGTACGATGGACGTACGACGCTTGCGAAGCAGGTAGCCAGCGAAGTGAGGAATTTCTTCGGTAAGCAGGTGTTCGAGACGGTTATTCCACGCACGGTGAAGCTTTCCGAAGCCCCGAGCTACGGTATTCCCATAACCCAGTACGATCCTGCTGGCAAAGGTGCTCAGTCGTATTCCGATCTCGCGAAAGAAGTGGTGAAGCGTGGCTAA